Proteins found in one Oryza glaberrima chromosome 4, OglaRS2, whole genome shotgun sequence genomic segment:
- the LOC127771411 gene encoding putative F-box protein PP2-B12, which translates to MQRKSSGGGGGGGSGMCDLPMDCIACIASLTSPGDACRLAAAAAALRPVADSDDVWGSFLPPEWAGDGDGDALDGKPGGREGESKKEMFLRLCDSPVLLDGGKLSFSLEKRSGAKKYMMPARALGFGWSGYPYGGLVWIQNHPDSRFSEVAILSHLCWLDIYGIFNTKHLSNGTSYGAYLVYNVQFLHTEDQNGGYKEQDATASGSSSTSSICSHECNHLMPQKHLRSLLFNMDYDGSSFVKTNNNQKKELKYVGICVRSDGWMEQEISTEISVVKQNNEENGDISIEFRGLTGSHQCQIIVEGIEIRPKN; encoded by the exons ATGCAGAGGaagtcgagcggcggcggcggcggcggcggcagcggcatgtGCGACCTGCCGATGGACTGCATCGCGTGCATTGCCTCGCTGACGTCGCCCGGCGACGCGTgccggctggcggcggcggccgcggcgctccGGCCGGTGGCCGACTCGGATGACGTGTGGGGGAGCTTCCTCCCGCCGGAGtgggccggcgacggcgacggcgacgccctgGACGGTAAGCCGGGGGGCCGCGAGGGGGAGAGCAAGAAGGAGATGTTCCTCCGCCTCTGCGACTCGCCTGTCCTTCTCGACGGCGGCAAGCTG AGCTTTTCGTTGGAGAAGCGTAGTGGTGCCAAGAAATACATGATGCCAGCAAGAGCTCTCGGTTTTGGATGGAGCGGCTATCCCTACGGAGGTCTCGTCTGGATACAAAACCATCCGGATTCCAG GTTTTCTGAGGTGGCCATCCTCTCCCACTTGTGTTGGTTGGACATCTATGGTATCTTCAACACAAAGCATCTCTCAAACGGTACATCCTACGGAGCTTATCTTGTGTACAATGTCCAATTCTTGCACACAGAAGATCAAAATGGAGGCTACAAAGAACAAGATGCAACAGCATCTGGGTCATCATCCACCTCCAGCATTTGCAGTCATGAATGCAACCATCTTATGCCGCAGAAACATCTGCGCTCACTGTTGTTCAACATGGATTATGATGGATCATCATTTGTAAAAACCAACAATAACCAGAAGAAAGAACTGAAATATGTAGGCATTTGTGTAAGaagtgatggatggatggagcagGAAATTAGTACAGAGATATCAGTGGTAAAACAGAACAATGAAGAGAATGGAGACATTTCTATTGAGTTTAGGGGCTTAACCGGATCGCACCAATGCCAAATTATTGTAGAGGGGATCGAAATTAGGCCGAAGAACTAA
- the LOC127770749 gene encoding triacylglycerol lipase 2-like, with translation MPGGGNRCGLQPISLLQALATIILAVAAAAAAAWPALIAGTSSSTSRVAAANGTCQSRVAPFGYACEEHTVTTEDGYILSLQRIPSGRGETAAGGGGGGKVPVLLQHGLMMDGVTWLMNSPNESLGYILADNGYDVWIANSRGTVYSRHHTSLVSSDSAYWNWSWDELSSKDLSAVVQYVYSQAGQQKMHYVGHSLGTLIALAALSDQQQQIGMLRSAGLLSPIAFLDKMSSPLARAAADVFLAEALYWLGLSEFDPTGEYVHSLVTDICKQPGIDCYNLMSAFTGDNCCLDNSSVQVFLAHEPQATATKNMIHLAQMIRGGTIAKYDYGNAGDNREHYGQATPPAYDVTAIPGDFPLFLSYGGRDSLSDVQDVSRLLRALGQSHSRDGDKLTVQYLADYAHADFVMARNAGERVYAPLMAFFKLQEK, from the exons ATGCCAGGAGGAGGCAACAGATGCGGTTTGCAGCCAATTAGCCTCCTGCAGGCTCTGGCAACAATTATCCTCGccgtcgcagcagcagcagctgcagcatggCCGGCTCTGATCGCcgggacgtcgtcgtcgacgtcgcgtGTGGCGGCGGCCAATGGCACGTGCCAGTCAAGGGTGGCACCGTTTGGCTACGCGTGTGAAGAGCACACG GTGACGACGGAAGATGGGTACATCCTAAGCCTGCAGAGGATCCCGAGCGGCCGCGGCGagacggcagccggcggcggcggaggaggcaaggTGCCGGTGCTTCTGCAGCACGGACTCATGATG GATGGGGTGACTTGGCTTATGAACTCGCCCAATGAGTCGCTAGGATACATTCTAGCGGACAATGGGTACGATGTCTGGATTGCCAATAGCCGTGGCACCGTCTATAGCCGCCACCACACTTCGCTCGTCTCTAGTGACTCG GCATACTGGAACTGGTCATGGGACGAGCTGTCCAGCAAGGACCTATCAGCAGTAGTGCAGTACGTGTACAGCCAAGCCGGCCAGCAGAAGATGCACTACGTAGGCCACTCTTTG GGCACGTTGATCGCGTTGGCTGCCCTGAgcgatcagcagcagcagatcgGGATGCTGCGGTCGGCCGGTCTGCTCAGCCCCATCGCCTTCCTCGACAAGATGTCGTCGCCGCTGGCACGCGCGGCGGCCGACGTCTTCTTGGCTGAG GCACTCTACTGGCTGGGGCTCAGTGAGTTCGATCCTACAGG AGAATATGTTCACAGCTTGGTCACTGACATTTGCAAGCAACCAGGCATCGATTGCTACAATCTGATGTCAGCATTCACAG GTGACAACTGCTGCCTCGACAACTCCTCTGTTCAGGTCTTCCTTGCTCATGAGCCTCAAGCTACAGCCACCAAGAACATGATCCACCTGGCTCAGA TGATTAGAGGAGGCACGATCGCCAAGTACGACTACGGCAATGCCGGCGACAACAGGGAGCACTACGGGCAGGCGACGCCGCCAGCGTACGACGTGACGGCGATCCCGGGCGACTTCCCTCTCTTCCTCAGCTACGGCGGCAGGGACAGCCTCTCCGACGTCCAGGACGTGAGCCGCCTCCTGCGGGCCCTGGGCCAGTCGCACTCGCGCGACGGCGACAAGCTCACCGTGCAGTACCTCGCCGACTACGCGCATGCCGACTTCGTCATGGCCCGGAACGCCGGGGAGAGGGTGTATGCGCCTCTCATGGCCTTCTTCAAGCTCCAGGAGAAGTGA